A single window of Caldimicrobium thiodismutans DNA harbors:
- the trpA gene encoding tryptophan synthase subunit alpha, translated as MTAFGAKLVETRIRRLTKEGKVALIPYITAFDPEKGATLEFLRYLSEAEPACIELGFPFSDPVADGPTIQKAIVRALKNNPTFEEYLEMIARFKKEFPEIPIVCMTYYNILYRFGLERAVREALSSGLDGFIIPDLPMEEAGPWLKINKGKGLATVFLSAPTSGEERIRKIARLSKGFLYYVSLTGITGARESLPEDLTMRLQKIRKLLSQPLAVGFGISKPEHVRKLSPYADALIIGSALVAIIEREKKKAGKELKNFFLHLKNANS; from the coding sequence ATGACTGCTTTTGGGGCAAAACTGGTTGAGACCCGTATAAGAAGGCTAACAAAAGAGGGAAAAGTGGCTCTGATTCCCTATATCACCGCTTTTGATCCAGAGAAAGGGGCAACTCTTGAGTTTTTGAGGTATCTCTCTGAAGCAGAGCCTGCTTGCATTGAACTTGGCTTTCCCTTTTCTGATCCAGTTGCAGATGGACCAACCATTCAAAAAGCCATAGTTAGAGCCTTAAAAAATAACCCGACCTTTGAAGAATATTTAGAGATGATCGCGCGTTTTAAAAAGGAGTTTCCAGAGATTCCAATTGTCTGTATGACCTATTATAACATTTTATATCGCTTTGGGCTGGAAAGGGCAGTAAGAGAGGCTCTTTCCTCAGGTCTTGACGGTTTTATTATTCCAGATTTGCCTATGGAGGAAGCAGGGCCTTGGTTAAAGATTAATAAAGGAAAGGGTCTTGCTACTGTCTTTCTTTCTGCCCCAACTTCAGGAGAAGAGCGTATAAGAAAAATAGCTCGCCTCTCTAAGGGCTTTCTCTACTATGTTTCATTAACTGGAATTACAGGTGCAAGAGAAAGCCTTCCAGAGGACCTGACCATGAGACTTCAAAAAATCCGAAAACTTCTTTCTCAACCTCTGGCAGTTGGGTTTGGGATCTCAAAGCCTGAGCATGTAAGAAAGCTTTCTCCCTACGCCGATGCCCTTATCATTGGAAGTGCACTTGTAGCAATCATTGAGAGAGAGAAAAAAAAGGCTGGAAAAGAGCTTAAAAATTTTTTTCTTCATTTGAAGAATGCAAATTCTTAA
- a CDS encoding TIGR04013 family B12-binding domain/radical SAM domain-containing protein, whose translation MKRCLIFAYFKNNRYSFNALLGALEKTFLSELDKFQFYFPRKKEELLKLIRELSLNSEVFVFFSFFTPQYWEIREFLKEIKEIKSKKRIWLLAGGPHATGLPKQTLEMGFDYVFVGEGEKVIVEFLKSLLRGEYYPEIKGLSYFKEGEYIHHGKAEPVCLSGYPPFSLKFSLIGPIEITRGCPFACKYCQTPRIFGAKPRHRSLEEILHYAEALLKRGLRDLRFITPNAFSYGSTDGKTLNLSALETLLKELSRLTRAYGGRIFFGSFPSEVRPEHVTEETIELVKRYCANDNLVIGAQTGSERMLEYLRRGHTVDAVRRAVKLTIKAGLKAKVDFIFGLPEETEEDIKATVSFMEELARASAIIHAHTFMPLPQTPFMKKKAGKISKEVFDFIKKFLPKGQVFGDWERQMLLSERISEELLLPQFMQKGHEKKIFAI comes from the coding sequence ATGAAAAGATGTCTTATTTTTGCCTATTTTAAAAATAACAGGTATAGTTTTAATGCCCTTTTGGGGGCCCTTGAAAAAACCTTTTTGAGTGAGCTTGATAAATTCCAATTCTATTTCCCAAGGAAAAAGGAAGAACTTCTTAAGCTTATAAGGGAACTTTCCCTTAATTCAGAGGTTTTTGTCTTTTTCTCCTTTTTTACACCCCAATACTGGGAAATAAGAGAATTCCTTAAAGAAATCAAAGAAATAAAATCTAAAAAAAGGATCTGGCTTCTTGCAGGGGGGCCTCATGCAACAGGCCTTCCTAAGCAAACCCTTGAAATGGGCTTTGATTATGTTTTTGTGGGTGAGGGAGAGAAGGTTATAGTTGAATTTTTAAAGTCTCTTTTAAGGGGAGAATATTATCCTGAAATTAAAGGGCTTTCCTATTTTAAGGAAGGGGAATATATACATCATGGTAAGGCAGAGCCTGTTTGTCTTTCCGGGTATCCTCCCTTTTCCCTCAAATTCTCACTCATTGGCCCTATTGAGATCACAAGGGGATGTCCCTTTGCCTGTAAATATTGTCAGACGCCACGAATTTTTGGGGCCAAACCAAGACACAGGTCTCTTGAAGAGATCCTCCATTATGCAGAGGCTTTACTTAAAAGGGGCTTGAGAGATTTGCGATTTATAACTCCTAATGCCTTCTCTTATGGTTCCACTGATGGAAAAACCCTTAATCTTTCAGCCCTTGAAACACTTTTAAAGGAGCTTTCAAGGCTTACCAGGGCTTACGGGGGAAGAATCTTTTTTGGAAGTTTCCCCTCAGAGGTTAGGCCTGAGCATGTAACTGAAGAAACCATAGAGCTTGTGAAGAGATACTGTGCCAATGATAATCTTGTGATTGGAGCACAGACTGGAAGTGAAAGAATGCTTGAGTATCTAAGAAGGGGGCATACTGTTGATGCGGTAAGAAGGGCGGTAAAACTGACTATTAAAGCAGGGCTTAAGGCAAAGGTTGATTTTATTTTTGGACTTCCTGAGGAGACTGAAGAGGATATTAAGGCAACTGTTTCCTTTATGGAGGAACTTGCCAGGGCCTCAGCTATCATTCATGCCCATACCTTTATGCCTCTTCCTCAAACCCCTTTCATGAAAAAGAAGGCAGGAAAAATCTCAAAGGAGGTCTTTGATTTTATCAAAAAATTCCTACCCAAGGGGCAGGTCTTTGGAGATTGGGAAAGACAAATGCTTCTTTCTGAGAGAATTTCTGAAGAACTTCTCCTTCCTCAATTTATGCAAAAAGGGCATGAAAAAAAGATTTTTGCTATTTAA
- a CDS encoding hybrid sensor histidine kinase/response regulator, with the protein MLFKASSLTLRFYLFLVITLIFLLFGLLTTGAILYTNYHNLYQTNIQKGSKYAESLAHLTLEYLLIKDFATLEKFYQRLFSDPSIDEIALIKERICLLNLRREKEGIAFKLFVPCESISQGKKFFYKETKEKLLFYAPILDPLGNNLGWIKLGVSKRETKELLLTLIGISLTSLVIFLILAVLLMYAFLSRPLDTLQNLENFAKDLSKNIGRTISLSCKIKEFKSLEDALNFASKHLEKYLSELSAEKEKLFVTLLSIGDAVIVTDEKGRVILMNKIAEDMTGFSFEEVKERPVKEFLKLVSELTGEEVSDPVSVVLVEGKRKELANHTLLVRKDGEMLNIEDSASPIFSQDGTLLGVVFVFRDVTEKVRTQRELMRLEKMNLVNQLAGGIAHDLNNFLAGMQNYLYLAYLYERNPERVREFLNKIESLIEKAGHLTRRLLDLSKGAPLIREVISLREFLYEVSNFVFVGTPIKVCIDIREGVMNLLGDPAQLFEVFQNLLINARDVLGSGGRVEIRAENANGFVKISISDNGPGIPREILPRIFEPFFTTKKEGTGLGLFVVKNLVENHGGKIEVFSEEGKGTTFVLYLPGTKEELKREEKAVLPLEDLARGMKVLVVDDEPEIRESLKEILEFFGFSVETAENGDKALEEFKASLEKVNPYQLVITDFTMPGSLSGPELAKELKKLSSEVKIIGASGYIQSPEDFSEFHGYFEDILPKPFNIVTLRKKLTQILSSS; encoded by the coding sequence ATGCTCTTTAAAGCCTCTTCCCTAACCCTCAGATTTTATCTATTTCTCGTTATTACTCTTATTTTTTTACTTTTTGGCCTTTTAACAACTGGTGCTATTCTTTATACTAATTATCATAATCTTTATCAGACCAATATTCAAAAGGGATCTAAATATGCTGAATCCTTGGCACATTTAACCCTGGAATATCTCTTAATTAAGGACTTTGCAACTTTAGAAAAATTCTATCAAAGGCTCTTTTCTGACCCTTCTATAGACGAAATAGCTCTTATAAAGGAAAGAATATGTCTTCTAAATTTAAGGCGAGAAAAAGAAGGGATAGCCTTTAAGCTTTTTGTTCCTTGTGAAAGCATTTCCCAAGGGAAAAAATTCTTTTATAAGGAAACCAAAGAAAAGCTCCTTTTCTATGCCCCTATTCTTGACCCCTTAGGAAATAATCTTGGCTGGATAAAGCTTGGTGTAAGCAAGAGGGAGACCAAAGAGCTCCTTCTTACACTCATAGGAATATCTTTAACGAGCTTGGTGATATTTTTAATTTTGGCTGTGCTTTTGATGTATGCTTTTCTTTCAAGGCCTTTAGATACTTTGCAAAATCTTGAAAACTTTGCTAAGGATTTATCTAAAAATATTGGGAGAACTATAAGTCTTTCCTGTAAAATTAAGGAATTTAAGTCTCTTGAAGATGCTTTAAACTTTGCCTCTAAGCATCTTGAGAAATATTTGTCTGAGTTATCTGCAGAAAAGGAGAAACTTTTTGTGACCCTTTTAAGTATTGGAGATGCAGTAATTGTTACTGATGAAAAGGGAAGAGTAATTTTAATGAACAAAATAGCTGAAGATATGACAGGATTTTCCTTTGAAGAGGTTAAAGAGAGGCCTGTTAAAGAGTTTTTAAAGCTTGTTTCAGAACTCACAGGAGAAGAAGTTTCTGATCCTGTTTCTGTTGTCCTTGTTGAGGGGAAAAGAAAGGAGCTTGCCAATCATACCCTACTTGTAAGAAAGGATGGAGAGATGCTTAACATTGAGGATAGTGCCTCTCCCATCTTTTCTCAAGATGGGACCTTGCTTGGAGTGGTTTTTGTCTTTAGAGATGTTACAGAAAAGGTTAGAACCCAAAGAGAGCTCATGCGCCTTGAAAAGATGAATCTTGTCAATCAGTTAGCTGGTGGAATTGCGCATGATTTAAACAATTTTCTCGCAGGAATGCAAAATTATCTTTATCTTGCCTATCTTTATGAGAGAAATCCTGAAAGGGTCAGAGAATTTTTAAATAAAATAGAAAGTCTCATTGAGAAGGCAGGTCATCTAACGCGAAGGCTTCTTGATCTCTCAAAGGGAGCTCCGCTTATTAGGGAAGTTATTTCATTAAGGGAATTTCTATATGAGGTATCAAACTTTGTCTTTGTGGGAACACCCATTAAAGTTTGTATTGATATAAGAGAAGGGGTGATGAATCTTCTGGGAGATCCAGCCCAGCTTTTTGAGGTTTTTCAAAATCTTTTGATTAATGCAAGGGATGTGCTTGGTTCAGGGGGGAGGGTAGAAATAAGGGCAGAAAATGCCAATGGTTTTGTGAAAATAAGTATAAGTGATAATGGCCCTGGAATTCCAAGGGAGATTCTTCCCAGGATTTTTGAGCCCTTCTTTACCACCAAAAAGGAGGGAACTGGTCTTGGGCTTTTTGTTGTAAAAAATCTGGTGGAAAATCATGGAGGAAAAATTGAGGTTTTTTCTGAAGAGGGAAAGGGAACAACCTTTGTTCTCTATCTGCCTGGAACTAAAGAAGAACTTAAAAGAGAAGAAAAGGCAGTTCTTCCCCTTGAAGATTTAGCAAGAGGGATGAAAGTCCTTGTAGTTGATGATGAGCCTGAAATAAGAGAAAGTTTAAAGGAGATTCTTGAGTTTTTTGGCTTTTCTGTTGAGACAGCGGAAAATGGGGATAAAGCCCTGGAAGAATTCAAAGCCTCCTTAGAAAAGGTTAATCCCTATCAACTTGTTATCACAGATTTTACGATGCCAGGAAGCCTTTCTGGTCCAGAACTTGCAAAGGAATTAAAAAAGCTATCTTCAGAGGTAAAAATAATTGGAGCAAGTGGATATATTCAATCCCCTGAAGATTTTAGTGAATTCCACGGCTATTTTGAAGATATTTTACCCAAACCTTTTAATATTGTAACCTTAAGAAAAAAACTTACCCAAATTCTTTCATCCTCCTGA
- a CDS encoding carbohydrate kinase family protein: MLREKPFLGCGALNWDIFFGLEDLSAFSFEGFKFFPGEEYVFERKAFLELLEKLKKEATFLHEGGGGSSANTLYALAKWGYPCIFIGAVGEDEFGKKILEEFKEVGLNRDNIFKSNETSLALILLDKKRDRSIVVSPGSAEASLSLEKIKLPSMKEAWLHLSSFASKEGEAFQKGLISTFKGVISLDPGEIYAEKGKEFLKPFLEKTKYLFMTERELELANLTCEELLKEKVHTIFIKMGKRGAMALSKNMALRYSVYPAKKIIDNTGAGDYFNAGVLAGLYLNFTLEKALELGLYSASLSLRDYGRRGVLNQEEFKKFLSRLKLEDDEKKSLC, from the coding sequence GTGCTAAGAGAAAAGCCTTTTTTGGGATGCGGGGCTTTAAACTGGGATATCTTTTTTGGCCTTGAGGACCTTTCTGCCTTCTCCTTTGAAGGATTTAAATTCTTTCCAGGTGAAGAGTATGTCTTTGAGAGAAAGGCCTTTTTAGAACTTTTAGAAAAGCTTAAAAAAGAAGCCACCTTTCTTCATGAGGGTGGAGGAGGATCCTCCGCCAATACCCTTTATGCCCTTGCCAAATGGGGATATCCCTGCATCTTCATAGGAGCTGTGGGAGAAGATGAATTTGGAAAAAAGATTTTAGAGGAATTCAAAGAAGTAGGCCTAAATAGAGATAATATCTTTAAAAGTAATGAAACAAGCCTTGCCTTAATTCTTCTTGATAAAAAAAGAGACCGCTCTATTGTGGTAAGCCCTGGAAGTGCTGAGGCCTCTCTTTCTCTTGAAAAAATAAAGCTCCCTTCTATGAAAGAGGCATGGCTCCATTTAAGTTCCTTTGCAAGCAAAGAGGGAGAAGCCTTTCAAAAAGGATTAATCTCTACCTTTAAAGGCGTTATCTCCCTTGATCCTGGAGAAATCTATGCAGAAAAGGGGAAGGAATTTTTAAAACCCTTTCTTGAAAAAACAAAGTATCTCTTTATGACTGAAAGAGAATTAGAGTTAGCTAACTTAACCTGTGAAGAACTTTTAAAAGAAAAGGTCCACACCATTTTCATTAAAATGGGAAAAAGAGGAGCAATGGCGCTTTCAAAAAATATGGCTTTGAGATATTCTGTATATCCTGCCAAAAAGATTATTGATAATACCGGAGCAGGAGACTACTTCAATGCAGGAGTTCTTGCTGGACTCTACTTAAACTTTACCCTTGAGAAAGCCTTAGAGCTTGGGCTTTACTCAGCCAGTTTGAGCCTGAGAGATTACGGAAGAAGAGGAGTCCTAAATCAAGAAGAGTTTAAAAAATTTCTAAGTAGATTAAAATTAGAAGATGATGAAAAAAAATCTTTATGCTGA
- a CDS encoding TldD/PmbA family protein, producing the protein MKKNLYADIYFEKARFFRLVLEPDRVDEIASGEEEGLSLRTIEEDFKNNLQYTTKHFEEFLKEQAKTFFKKEHLSSFEHLRKGLAQASPEEELPIDRAFSFLEELKKKIPKDPEIRHYRLLLSILNKKILILNSDGELRQTERKYFRAAILVVVEKDGRLERGYEVLGYSLPMEEALVRDPRFFELSERAVRLAKLMLSARKAPAGRMPVILSGEAGGTMIHEAVGHGLEADHAEEGLSIYSGRLGEKVASPLITVIDDPTLSNLYGSYNIDDEGTPAERVILIEKGILKNFLYDRFTALKFHKKSNGHGRRETFRELPIPRMANTFIAPGRNSPEEVLKSIEKGLLVKKMGGGEVNPLTGDFVFEVREGYYIEKGEILYPVKGATLVGNGPKVLEIIDMVADDLHFDPGTCGKDGQGVPVSDGQPTLRIPEITVSGVLE; encoded by the coding sequence ATGAAAAAAAATCTTTATGCTGATATCTATTTTGAAAAGGCTCGTTTTTTCCGCTTAGTTCTTGAACCAGATAGAGTAGATGAAATTGCTTCTGGTGAAGAAGAAGGTCTCTCCTTAAGAACTATTGAAGAGGACTTTAAAAATAATCTCCAATATACCACTAAACATTTTGAAGAATTTTTAAAAGAACAGGCTAAAACCTTTTTTAAAAAAGAGCACCTTTCTTCCTTTGAGCATTTAAGAAAAGGTTTAGCGCAAGCCTCTCCCGAAGAGGAACTTCCCATTGACAGAGCCTTTTCTTTTCTTGAGGAGTTGAAAAAGAAAATCCCTAAGGACCCAGAGATTAGACATTACCGCTTGCTTCTAAGTATTTTAAATAAAAAAATTCTTATCCTTAATTCAGATGGAGAGCTAAGGCAAACCGAGAGAAAATACTTTCGCGCAGCTATACTTGTTGTAGTAGAAAAAGATGGAAGACTTGAAAGGGGTTATGAGGTGCTTGGATACAGTCTTCCCATGGAAGAAGCCCTTGTAAGGGATCCTCGCTTTTTTGAGCTTTCAGAAAGGGCAGTTCGCCTTGCAAAGCTTATGCTTTCAGCAAGAAAGGCGCCTGCAGGAAGGATGCCTGTCATTCTCTCAGGGGAAGCAGGAGGAACCATGATCCACGAAGCAGTGGGTCACGGGCTTGAGGCTGATCATGCCGAAGAGGGCTTGTCAATCTATTCGGGAAGACTCGGTGAAAAAGTTGCAAGTCCCCTCATTACAGTTATCGATGACCCAACTCTTTCCAATCTTTACGGCTCCTATAATATTGATGATGAGGGAACTCCTGCTGAAAGGGTAATCCTTATTGAAAAAGGTATTCTAAAAAACTTTCTCTATGATAGATTTACCGCCTTAAAATTTCATAAAAAATCTAATGGACATGGAAGAAGGGAAACCTTTAGGGAACTACCTATCCCTCGTATGGCAAACACCTTCATTGCCCCTGGGCGTAACTCTCCAGAGGAGGTTTTAAAAAGTATTGAAAAGGGGCTTCTTGTAAAAAAAATGGGCGGAGGAGAAGTAAATCCCCTAACAGGGGACTTTGTCTTTGAAGTAAGAGAAGGATACTACATAGAAAAGGGAGAGATCCTTTATCCAGTGAAAGGGGCAACTCTTGTAGGTAATGGGCCCAAGGTGCTAGAGATTATTGATATGGTTGCTGATGATCTTCACTTTGATCCTGGAACCTGCGGAAAGGATGGCCAGGGAGTTCCTGTTTCAGATGGCCAGCCCACATTAAGAATCCCTGAAATTACTGTTTCAGGGGTCCTTGAATAA
- the purF gene encoding amidophosphoribosyltransferase → MCGLVGIYGVPEASKYIYFGLYSLQHRGQEGAGIACFDGKKIREYKNLGLVSEVFNEKILQELPGEIAIGHVRYSTTGSSTLQNVQPFCVTFARKTLALAHNGNLVNAHTLRCELEEEGHIFQTTMDSEVIMHLVVKYLREGLVTAISKAMQRIKGAYSVLLLCDNVLVAFRDPWGFRPLALGMINGGYALASETCAFDLLGVEYLRDVAPGEILVIDENGPKSYFPFEKEPQPLAHCIFEFIYFARPDSLIFQKNVYTVRKNLGFNLYKECPLSGAFIMPFPDSGTYAALGYAQASGLPLEFGVIRNHYIGRTFIQPSEKLRDLSVKMKLNPVKDFIRGKEVIVIDDSLVRGTTSKNRIKSIKLAGAKKIHFLISCPPLRYPCFFGIDFPQAKELIAAKHSVEEIRKFLDIDTLYYLSLEGLLDSVGDLRDKVCLACFTGNYPLEVDFSFRKDITEIK, encoded by the coding sequence ATGTGTGGACTTGTTGGTATATACGGTGTTCCAGAGGCTTCCAAATATATTTATTTTGGTCTCTATTCCCTTCAACATCGCGGTCAGGAAGGAGCAGGAATTGCCTGTTTTGACGGAAAAAAAATAAGGGAATATAAAAATCTTGGGCTTGTTAGTGAGGTCTTCAATGAAAAGATTCTTCAGGAGCTTCCCGGGGAGATAGCCATAGGCCATGTAAGATATTCAACCACTGGTTCTTCAACCCTTCAAAATGTTCAGCCCTTTTGTGTAACCTTTGCAAGAAAAACCCTTGCCCTTGCCCATAATGGAAATCTTGTCAATGCCCACACTTTAAGATGCGAGCTTGAGGAAGAGGGCCATATCTTTCAAACCACCATGGATAGTGAAGTTATCATGCACCTTGTGGTGAAGTATCTTAGAGAGGGGCTTGTTACTGCTATTTCTAAGGCTATGCAAAGAATTAAGGGGGCCTATTCGGTTCTCCTTCTCTGTGATAATGTTCTTGTTGCCTTTAGAGATCCCTGGGGTTTTAGGCCCCTTGCCCTTGGAATGATAAACGGAGGCTATGCCCTTGCCTCTGAAACCTGTGCCTTTGACCTTCTTGGTGTAGAATACTTAAGAGATGTTGCCCCTGGAGAAATCCTTGTCATTGACGAAAATGGCCCCAAATCCTACTTTCCCTTTGAAAAGGAGCCCCAACCCCTTGCCCATTGCATCTTTGAATTTATCTACTTTGCAAGACCAGATAGCCTTATCTTTCAAAAAAATGTCTATACAGTGCGTAAAAATCTCGGATTTAATCTCTATAAAGAATGTCCCCTTTCTGGAGCTTTTATTATGCCCTTTCCGGATTCAGGCACCTATGCAGCCCTTGGTTATGCTCAGGCAAGCGGGCTTCCCTTAGAGTTCGGAGTTATAAGAAATCACTATATCGGAAGAACCTTTATTCAACCCTCAGAAAAATTAAGAGATCTTTCTGTAAAAATGAAACTCAACCCTGTAAAGGATTTCATTCGCGGAAAGGAAGTTATTGTTATTGATGACTCCCTTGTTAGAGGAACAACAAGCAAAAATCGGATTAAAAGTATAAAACTTGCCGGTGCCAAAAAGATTCATTTTCTCATTTCCTGTCCTCCTTTAAGATATCCCTGTTTTTTTGGAATTGATTTTCCTCAAGCCAAAGAATTAATTGCTGCCAAACACAGTGTGGAAGAGATCAGAAAATTTCTTGATATTGATACCCTTTATTATTTGAGTCTTGAAGGCCTTCTTGACTCTGTTGGGGACTTGAGAGACAAGGTCTGCCTTGCCTGTTTTACTGGGAATTATCCTTTAGAGGTGGATTTTTCCTTTAGAAAAGATATAACTGAAATCAAGTAA
- a CDS encoding phosphate/phosphite/phosphonate ABC transporter substrate-binding protein — MKTFLTYFFLFLIAFVKISEARNLYTIAVAPQFTPTYLKENWGKILQAMEEETGLKFELIIYKSIPEFEKGFLAGEPDFAFLGPYYMVMAKKAQGYIPLLRDAEPIKGILVVRVDSPFKKVEDLNGKKIGFPAPNAFWASLYMRSILSEVFKIKFEPLYLKTHDNVYRNVVLGEVSAGGGANQTFQRQPEEVKKQLRILYETPPSAPHPLAVHPRVPKEVRKKFFTAFLKLSKREDLKPYFNNIQIPHPIEADYTRDYMPLEKLKLEKYVVLEN, encoded by the coding sequence ATGAAAACCTTTTTGACTTACTTTTTTCTATTTTTGATAGCTTTTGTTAAGATTTCAGAGGCAAGGAATCTCTATACTATTGCAGTTGCGCCTCAATTTACACCAACCTATCTTAAGGAAAACTGGGGTAAAATTCTTCAGGCCATGGAAGAAGAAACAGGTTTGAAGTTTGAGTTAATAATTTACAAATCTATACCTGAATTTGAAAAGGGTTTTTTAGCTGGAGAACCTGATTTTGCCTTTTTAGGTCCATATTATATGGTAATGGCCAAAAAAGCTCAAGGCTATATCCCTCTTCTTAGAGATGCAGAACCTATAAAAGGTATTCTTGTTGTTAGGGTGGATTCTCCCTTTAAAAAGGTTGAGGACTTAAATGGGAAAAAAATTGGGTTTCCTGCACCCAATGCGTTTTGGGCAAGCCTTTACATGAGGTCTATTCTTAGTGAAGTCTTCAAAATTAAATTTGAACCCCTTTATCTTAAAACCCATGATAATGTTTATCGCAATGTAGTTTTGGGAGAGGTTTCTGCAGGAGGCGGTGCAAACCAAACCTTTCAAAGACAGCCTGAGGAAGTAAAAAAACAGCTCCGCATCCTTTATGAGACCCCTCCCTCAGCCCCTCATCCTCTTGCTGTTCACCCAAGAGTCCCAAAGGAGGTAAGAAAAAAATTTTTTACCGCTTTCCTGAAACTTTCTAAAAGAGAAGACCTAAAACCTTATTTTAACAATATTCAAATTCCCCATCCCATAGAGGCAGATTATACCAGGGACTATATGCCTCTTGAAAAATTAAAACTTGAAAAATATGTGGTCTTAGAGAATTAA
- the trpB gene encoding tryptophan synthase subunit beta, with the protein MSYPDRKGYFGPYGGRFVPETLVPLILELEKAYKKILKDSSFWKEWKALLQEYAGRPTSLYLANNLSKYLGGHLKVYLKREDLLHTGAHKLNNTIGQVLLAKRMGKTRIIAETGAGQHGVATATACALLGLKCVVYMGAKDVERQALNVFRMRLLGADVIPVKSGTQTLKDAINEALRDWVTNVKDTFYVIGSVVGPHPYPRMVRDFQSIIGKETRRQILQKEGRLPDYVLACVGGGSNAMGIFYPFAKDPQVRLIGVEAGGQGISSDHHSATLTAGEPGVLHGMLTYLLQDRVGQIKGAHSIAPGLDYPGVGPEHAFFKDTGIARYVAITDEEALSAFQILSETEGIIPALESAHAMAYLIKIAKELPSGSIVVVNLSGRGDKDVASVREYLEGKGK; encoded by the coding sequence ATGAGTTATCCTGATAGAAAAGGATATTTTGGCCCTTATGGGGGAAGGTTTGTTCCTGAAACCCTTGTTCCTCTTATTTTAGAGCTTGAAAAAGCATATAAAAAAATACTAAAGGATTCCTCATTCTGGAAGGAATGGAAAGCTCTTCTTCAGGAGTATGCAGGTCGTCCAACTTCTCTCTATTTAGCAAATAATTTGAGCAAATATCTTGGTGGGCACCTTAAGGTTTATCTTAAAAGGGAGGATCTTCTTCACACTGGTGCCCACAAGCTCAATAACACTATTGGTCAGGTGCTTCTTGCCAAGCGCATGGGGAAAACCCGTATTATTGCTGAAACAGGTGCTGGCCAGCATGGTGTTGCCACAGCTACAGCCTGTGCTCTCCTTGGGTTAAAATGTGTAGTTTATATGGGTGCAAAAGATGTTGAGCGTCAGGCGCTTAATGTGTTTAGAATGCGCCTCCTTGGAGCAGATGTAATTCCTGTAAAATCAGGAACTCAAACCCTTAAAGATGCTATAAATGAGGCTTTAAGAGATTGGGTAACCAATGTTAAAGATACCTTTTATGTGATTGGATCTGTGGTTGGCCCTCATCCCTACCCAAGAATGGTAAGGGACTTTCAGAGTATCATTGGAAAGGAAACTCGCAGGCAAATACTCCAAAAGGAAGGAAGACTTCCTGACTATGTTCTTGCCTGTGTGGGGGGAGGTTCCAATGCCATGGGAATTTTCTATCCCTTTGCAAAGGATCCCCAGGTGAGACTTATTGGAGTTGAAGCAGGAGGACAGGGTATAAGTTCAGATCATCATTCAGCAACTTTAACCGCAGGTGAGCCCGGAGTTTTACATGGGATGCTTACTTATCTTTTACAAGACAGGGTGGGACAGATCAAGGGGGCACATTCCATTGCCCCTGGGCTTGACTATCCAGGGGTTGGCCCTGAACACGCCTTTTTCAAGGATACTGGAATAGCAAGGTATGTTGCTATAACCGATGAGGAGGCCCTATCAGCTTTTCAGATACTTTCAGAAACTGAGGGTATTATCCCTGCCCTCGAATCAGCGCATGCTATGGCTTATTTAATAAAAATTGCCAAAGAGCTTCCATCTGGTTCCATAGTTGTGGTTAATCTTTCTGGGCGGGGAGATAAGGATGTAGCCAGTGTCAGGGAATATTTAGAGGGAAAGGGGAAATGA